Proteins from a single region of Sphaerochaeta globosa str. Buddy:
- a CDS encoding cupin domain-containing protein: MSGRGKALCNGEEESLSAGVCYVCHKGSRHSIVNKGDEDFIILTVVVER, translated from the coding sequence TTGTCAGGCAGGGGAAAGGCTTTATGTAATGGTGAAGAAGAATCCCTGTCTGCTGGTGTCTGCTATGTGTGTCATAAGGGATCTCGGCATAGCATAGTCAATAAAGGTGATGAAGATTTTATTATCCTTACGGTTGTGGTAGAACGATAA
- a CDS encoding type II toxin-antitoxin system RelB/DinJ family antitoxin: protein MASTTISLRTDTELKAQAEEILNQLGMTLNGTFNMLLNQIVREKSVPLSLSLSSQNTLYADLLTAEAERNNGYVGRSSDDILKELDLIVAAAEASYEV from the coding sequence ATGGCAAGCACAACTATAAGTCTACGAACAGATACCGAATTGAAAGCTCAGGCAGAAGAGATACTGAATCAATTGGGGATGACCCTGAACGGAACATTCAATATGCTGCTGAACCAGATTGTACGGGAGAAATCAGTGCCGTTGAGCCTTTCCCTTTCGTCTCAAAACACGCTGTACGCAGATTTACTCACAGCAGAAGCTGAGAGGAATAATGGATATGTTGGGCGATCTTCAGATGATATTCTTAAAGAACTTGACTTGATTGT